One part of the Pogoniulus pusillus isolate bPogPus1 chromosome 8, bPogPus1.pri, whole genome shotgun sequence genome encodes these proteins:
- the CDKN2C gene encoding cyclin-dependent kinase 4 inhibitor C isoform X1 — MAEPSGNELASAAAKGDLVQLTNLLQKNVNVNAQNGFGRTALQVMKLGNPEIARRLLMSGANPNLKDRTGFAVIHDVAREGFLDTLQTLLEFQADVNVEDNEGNLPLHLAAREGHVRVVECLLAHAGCKVGHQNKRGATAYDLAKLYRRSAVVKLLEDSSFFPGPMD; from the exons ATGGCCGAGCCTTCTGGGAACGAGCTGGCGTCCGCGGCTGCCAAGGGGGACCTAGTGCAACTTACTAATTTGTTGCAAAAGAATGTAAACGTCAATGCACAAAATGGATTTGGGAGGACTGCGCTGCAG GTGATGAAGCTCGGGAACCCCGAAATTGCCAGGAGGTTGTTAATGAGCGGTGCCAACCCCAATCTGAAAGACAGAACTGGCTTCGCTGTAATTCATGATGTAGCCAGAGAGGGTTTTCTGGACACTTTGCAGACTCTGCTGGAGTTTCAGGCCGATGTTAACGTTGAGGATAATGAGGGCAACCTGCCCCTGCACTTAGCGGCCCGGGAGGGGCATGTGCGGGTGGTGGAATGCCTGCTGGCACACGCGGGGTGCAAGGTGGGCCACCAGAACAAGCGGGGGGCCACTGCCTATGACCTCGCCAAGCTCTACAGGAGATCTGCTGTGGTGAAGCTCTTAGAAGACAGCAGCTTCTTCCCTGGACCTATGGATTGA
- the CDKN2C gene encoding cyclin-dependent kinase 4 inhibitor C isoform X2, which translates to MHTAMEDFPSELLLLLRSQIPTVNRVMKLGNPEIARRLLMSGANPNLKDRTGFAVIHDVAREGFLDTLQTLLEFQADVNVEDNEGNLPLHLAAREGHVRVVECLLAHAGCKVGHQNKRGATAYDLAKLYRRSAVVKLLEDSSFFPGPMD; encoded by the exons ATGCACACTGCTATGGAAGACTTTCcctcggagctgctgctgctgctaaggtCTCAGATCCCGACTGTGAACAGG GTGATGAAGCTCGGGAACCCCGAAATTGCCAGGAGGTTGTTAATGAGCGGTGCCAACCCCAATCTGAAAGACAGAACTGGCTTCGCTGTAATTCATGATGTAGCCAGAGAGGGTTTTCTGGACACTTTGCAGACTCTGCTGGAGTTTCAGGCCGATGTTAACGTTGAGGATAATGAGGGCAACCTGCCCCTGCACTTAGCGGCCCGGGAGGGGCATGTGCGGGTGGTGGAATGCCTGCTGGCACACGCGGGGTGCAAGGTGGGCCACCAGAACAAGCGGGGGGCCACTGCCTATGACCTCGCCAAGCTCTACAGGAGATCTGCTGTGGTGAAGCTCTTAGAAGACAGCAGCTTCTTCCCTGGACCTATGGATTGA